TGTTTTTATTTAATCATAGTGGAATGTAAATATGATAAGAGATACAAAAGTTTTAAAAGTTCTTATTAAGTTTTTATTTAATCATAGTGGAATGTAAATATTATTACTAAATCATCTTTTTTCAAAGGATGTCTTAGTTTTTATTTAATCATAGTGGAATGTAAATTAGGCATAATACGAGATAAAGCAGAAACCTTTATTTCGTTTTTATTTAATCATAGTGGAATGTAAATGCTTGAGGATATGGAAGACAACTTGTAAAATAATCTAAGTTTTTATTTAATCATAGTGGAATGTAAATCATTTAATGAAAATGTATCTACTAAAAATCAAGAATTTGTTTTTATTTAATCATAGTGGAATGTAAATCTTATTCCTCTCTTTCTTTAAAGTTTTTACATGCAGGGTTTTTATTTAATCATAGTGGAATGTAAATAGAATTAAGAATGAGAAATATAAAGAAGACTTCTTATGTTTTTATTTAACCATAGTGGAGTATTAAATATTTATATTATTTTAGAAAAAATAATTCGTAAAATTTTATAAAATATGGTAGAATAAAGGGTAAATTATAAAGGAATAGGTGATGTTATGTATTTACCTACTACGATAGAAGAGGTAAAAAAATTAGGTTGGGAAGAGTTAGATATAATTTTAATATCTGGAGATACATATATAGATAGTTCATATAATGGTAGTGCTGTAATTGGAAAATGGTTATTAAAACATGGATTTAAAGTAGGTATTATAGCTCAACCAGATATAAATAGTGAAATAGATATTAAAAGATTAGGAGTTCCTAAATTGTATTGGGCTGTTTCAGGTGGTTGTGTAGACTCTATGGTAGCAAATTATACAGCTACTAAAAAAAGAAGAAAACAAGATGACTTTACTCCTGGTGGAGAAAATACAAAAAGACCAGATAGAGCAGTAATTGCTTACACCAACCTTATAAAAAGATATTTTAAAAACTATGAAATTCCAATTGTAATTAGTGGAATAGAATCAAGTTTAAGAAGAATAACTCATTATGATTATTGGAGTAATTCTTTAAGAAGACCTTTAATATTTGATGCTAAGGCAGATATTTTATCTTATGGTATGGGAGAAAAATCTATGTTAGCACTAGCTAGAGCTTTAAAAGGTGGTAGAGAGTGGAGAGGAATAAGAGGGCTTTGTTATATTTCTAAAGATAAGAATGAAAATTATATAGAACTTCCTTCTTATGAAGAGTGTGTAGCTGATAAGTTTAAATTTATAGATGCATTTAATAGATTTTATGTAAACTGTGATCCTATAACTGCTAAAGGATTATATCAAAAATGTGGAGATAGATATCTGATTCAAAATCCTCCAAGTGAGAATTTTACATCTGAAGAGTTAGATGAAATATATTCTATGAATTTTGAAAGAGATATACATCCATATTATAAACAGATGGGAGAGGTAAGAGCATTAGATACAATTAAAAATTCTGTAACTACTCATAGAGGGTGTTATGGAGAGTGTAATTTCTGTGCAATTGCTATTCATCAAGGGCGTACAGTTATTTCAAGAAGTGAGGATTCGATAATTAATGAAGTTAAAACTCTTGCTTCAGTTCCAAAGTTTAAAGGGTATATTTCAGATGTAGGTGGACCTACTGCTAATATGTATCAAGTTGAGTGTGCAAAAAAATTGAAGTTAGGAGCTTGCCAAGATAGAAGATGTCTATATCCTCAAAAATGTCCTGCTTTAAAGATTGATCATAATAAACAAATTGAATTGTTGAAAAAATTAAAGAAAATTGATAAAATAAAGAAGATTTTTATTGCATCTGGAATAAGATATGATATGATTTTAGATGATAAGAGATGTGGGCAACTATACTTAGAAGAGATTGTAAAAGATCATGTATCTGGACAGATGAAAATAGCTCCAGAACATACAGAAGATAAAGTTTTATCTCTTATGGGAAAACAAGGAAAATCTCTGTTAAAAGAGTTTAAAGAGAGATTTTATAAGATAAATGAAAAGTATGGATTAAAACAATTTTTAACTTATTATCTTATAGCTGCTCATCCAGGATGTAATGAAAAGGATATGTTAGATCTTAAGAGATTTGCTTCTGCAGAGTTAAAAGTAAATCCTGAACAGGTACAAATATTTACTCCAACTCCATCAACATATTCAACTTTAATGTATTACACAGAGATAAATCCGTTTACGATGAAAAAGATGTTTGTTGAAAAAGATAATGGGAAAAAACAGAAACAAAAAGATATAGTTATTCCACAGGAAAAAAGTATAAAAAGTAAAAGTGGAAATAAAAATATAGGAAATGAAAAACAATCGAGTTTAAAACAAGTAAAGAAAAATTTTAATAATAAAGAGAGAAAGAGATAAGGAGGTAAAAATGAAGCCTATTGTTGCAATAGTTGGAAGACCAAATGTGGGAAAATCAACGTTATTTAATAATCTAGTAGGAGATAGAGTGGCTATCGTTGATGATATGCCAGGAGTTACAAGAGATAGACTGTATAGAGAAACTGAGTGGAATGGAACAGAATTTGTGGTGGTTGATACTGGAGGACTTGAACCAAGAAACAACGACTTTATGATGACAAAAATTAAACAACAAGCAGAAGTTGCTATGAATGAAGCAGATGTAATTTTATTTGTTGTTGATGGAAAATGTGGAGTAAATCCATTAGATGAGGAGATAGCTTATATCTTAAGAAAGAAAAATAAGCCAATTATTCTATGTGTAAATAAGATAGATAATTTCTTAGAACAACAAGATGATGTTTATGATTTCTGGGCACTAGGATTTGAACATCTTATTCCAATATCTGGAGGACACAAGGTAAACCTTGGAGATATGTTAGATATGGTAACTGATATGATTAAGAAGATTGATATTCCTGAAGAGGAAGAAGATGTTTTAAAGCTTGCTATTATTGGAAAACCAAATGCTGGAAAATCTTCTCTAGTTAATAGACTTTCAGGAGAAGAGAGAACAATAGTAAGTGATATAGCTGGAACTACAAGAGATG
The window above is part of the uncultured Fusobacterium sp. genome. Proteins encoded here:
- a CDS encoding YgiQ family radical SAM protein; translated protein: MYLPTTIEEVKKLGWEELDIILISGDTYIDSSYNGSAVIGKWLLKHGFKVGIIAQPDINSEIDIKRLGVPKLYWAVSGGCVDSMVANYTATKKRRKQDDFTPGGENTKRPDRAVIAYTNLIKRYFKNYEIPIVISGIESSLRRITHYDYWSNSLRRPLIFDAKADILSYGMGEKSMLALARALKGGREWRGIRGLCYISKDKNENYIELPSYEECVADKFKFIDAFNRFYVNCDPITAKGLYQKCGDRYLIQNPPSENFTSEELDEIYSMNFERDIHPYYKQMGEVRALDTIKNSVTTHRGCYGECNFCAIAIHQGRTVISRSEDSIINEVKTLASVPKFKGYISDVGGPTANMYQVECAKKLKLGACQDRRCLYPQKCPALKIDHNKQIELLKKLKKIDKIKKIFIASGIRYDMILDDKRCGQLYLEEIVKDHVSGQMKIAPEHTEDKVLSLMGKQGKSLLKEFKERFYKINEKYGLKQFLTYYLIAAHPGCNEKDMLDLKRFASAELKVNPEQVQIFTPTPSTYSTLMYYTEINPFTMKKMFVEKDNGKKQKQKDIVIPQEKSIKSKSGNKNIGNEKQSSLKQVKKNFNNKERKR